In Rhineura floridana isolate rRhiFlo1 chromosome 1, rRhiFlo1.hap2, whole genome shotgun sequence, the following proteins share a genomic window:
- the LOC133376825 gene encoding uncharacterized protein LOC133376825 — MDRMRANKLRLNPDKTEMLLVGGSPDQMVDVRPVLDGVALPLNAQIRSLGVLLDPSLSLEAQIASVAQGAFYQLRLVAQLHPYLDRENLASVVHVLVTSKLDYCNALYVGLPLKTVQKLQLVQNAAARLLTGTRRSDHITPILARLHWLPICFWARFKVLVLTYKALHGTGPQYLLERLPRYETSCTLRSTSKTLLRVPTHREARRAATRKRAFSVAAPELWNTLPEEIPWRQRYYLFGARLKLSSSPRHFNYFNHVVYIGRTKCFRGLGYAGLTGLYLLIAKKTV, encoded by the exons ATGGAccggatgagagctaacaaactgaggcttaatccagacaagactgagatgctgctggtgggtggttctcctgaccagatggtggatgttcgacctgttctggatggggttgcactccccctgaatgctcagattcgtagcttgggtgttcttttagatccatccctgtcgctagaggctcaaatagcctcggtggcacagggtgctttttaccaacttcggctggtggcccagctacatccctatctggacagagagaacctcgcttcagtagttcatgtgctggtaacctcgaaattagattactgcaatgcgctctacgtggggctgcctttgaagacggttcagaaactgcagcttgtgcagaatgcagcagccagattgttaacagggaccagacggtccgaccatataacaccgattctggcccgcttgcattggctgcctatatgtttctgggcccggttcaaagtgctggttttaacctacaaagccttacacggcacaggaccacaatacctgttggaacgcctcccccgatatgaaacctcctgtacactacgctcaacatcgaagaccctcctccgagtgcctactcatagggaagctcggagggcggcaacacgaaaaagggctttttcagtggcggcccccgaattgtggaacaccctcccagaggagataccctggcgccaacgttactatcttttcggcgccaggttaaaactttcctcttcgcccaggcattttaattattttaaccaTGTTGTATAtattggaa gAACAAAGTGCTTCAGAGGTTTGGGATATGCTGGTCTAACTGGATTATATTTGCTCATTGCAAAGAAAACAGTTTAG